In one Lolium rigidum isolate FL_2022 chromosome 3, APGP_CSIRO_Lrig_0.1, whole genome shotgun sequence genomic region, the following are encoded:
- the LOC124696729 gene encoding dirigent protein 1-like, with protein sequence MSSKQTMQLLPVLVSLALLFVGTTAAARKTTHLKFYMHDVVTAVPSSPATTAVRVARGVTPLPLEPAIRFGDMFVIDDPLTEGPDSASPVVGTAQGFYIFASQTDFALMLTVNMVFTAGPHNGSTIAVLSRDAILDPVRELPIVGGTGVFRGATGYGLLRTYSANSTTLNAVLEVDMYVRARV encoded by the coding sequence ATGTCTAGCAAGCAGACCATGCAGCTCCTGCCAGTCTTAGTCTCCTTGGCCCTCCTCTTCGTGGGAACGACGGCGGCGGCCAGGAAGACGACGCACCTCAAGTTCTACATGCACGACGTGGTGACGGCGGTGCCGTCGAGCCCAGCGACGACGGCGGTGCGCGTCGCCAGGGGAGTGACGCCGCTGCCCCTCGAACCCGCCATCCGGTTCGGGGACATGTTCGTCATCGACGATCCTCTGACGGAGGGGCCTGACTCGGCGTCCCCGGTCGTCGGCACAGCGCAGGGGTTCTACATCTTCGCATCGCAGACGGACTTCGCGCTGATGCTGACCGTCAACATGGTCTTCACGGCGGGGCCGCACAACGGCAGCACCATCGCCGTGCTCTCAAGGGACGCCATCCTCGACCCCGTCAGGGAGCTGCCGATCGTTGGCGGCACCGGGGTGTTCCGCGGGGCCACCGGGTATGGTCTGCTCCGGACATACTCGGCAAACAGCACCACCTTGAACGCGGTGCTCGAGGTCGACATGTACGTCCGCGCGCGTGTGTAA